One stretch of Rhodohalobacter mucosus DNA includes these proteins:
- a CDS encoding DUF4292 domain-containing protein, with protein sequence MISLRKNTFVLIVLTVLLAGACSTQRTVLNVEDMNPSDLSGSELAEMVNDYSESLLTITGSGRAIVSEPGNSDRVTLEFLSSREASLITVRTGVGIEGGQILVDSDSLLVYNRVDGYAEKVSVNQSNLTSIGSLASLNMLSMFSYSLPAGQVDYVFEDDSRYLAILEDETRVTVMKGSGFVESVQQQDTRAAYSRIEYEGYAEIDAFYLPRKITIFSRDGSSRATFLVQRLDVNNPLPELTIDLPENTPIRRL encoded by the coding sequence TTGATTTCTTTAAGGAAAAATACTTTTGTTCTGATTGTTCTTACCGTCCTGCTTGCAGGAGCCTGCAGTACGCAGCGAACGGTACTAAATGTGGAGGATATGAATCCTTCGGACCTCAGCGGCAGTGAACTGGCAGAAATGGTTAACGATTACAGCGAGTCGCTGCTAACCATAACAGGCAGCGGACGGGCGATAGTGAGCGAGCCGGGAAACAGTGACCGGGTGACGCTTGAGTTTTTATCGAGCAGGGAAGCCAGCCTGATTACGGTACGAACGGGTGTGGGAATTGAAGGCGGGCAGATTCTGGTCGATTCCGATTCCCTTCTGGTCTACAACCGGGTTGACGGATATGCTGAAAAGGTATCCGTAAACCAAAGCAATCTTACAAGTATCGGGTCACTGGCGTCTCTCAATATGCTCAGCATGTTCAGCTATTCACTTCCCGCAGGTCAGGTAGACTATGTTTTTGAAGATGACTCCCGCTATTTGGCCATTCTGGAAGATGAAACAAGGGTAACGGTTATGAAAGGGAGCGGATTCGTAGAGTCGGTTCAGCAGCAGGATACCCGTGCAGCCTACAGCCGGATCGAGTATGAAGGCTATGCAGAGATTGATGCCTTTTATCTGCCACGAAAAATCACCATTTTTAGCCGTGACGGAAGCTCAAGGGCCACATTTCTGGTCCAGCGACTTGATGTAAACAACCCGCTTCCCGAACTTACGATCGACTTGCCAGAAAATACTCCAATCAGAAGGTTATGA
- a CDS encoding murein hydrolase activator EnvC family protein has product MISRSGLILILLSLIAAPTVLAQGNGSYEERRAELIEQQNTTREQIESLRQQIETYTERLGFATERYEQMYQQYLELERVITLQQEQIRQMRREQSQITEEIDLIEENITSSEERLRDLIMEYKDILTFSYKNGRTTELALLLTSSSFNQLLVRSFYLGKFDDFRQAQVNEIEDTHDELLASKTDLEETRLRNLDALAAIEQEMNNLEEQQQQQERNVELLRRDRDNIQEQVDIRQRQLSELTSTLDNLIAEEERIRREEAAGTRVMRSERVMNDEELVAVASTFRNSKGQLPWPVDNGTITQKFGLRIHPVFGTRTNYPGVDISAPPRSTVRVVNDGYVIGVEILPNFGNSILVHHGGFYTVYGNLSEIYVRKDQVLSRNDVIGLSGDENSLIGEVLFFMVREGTTSLNPEEWLQNAVP; this is encoded by the coding sequence ATGATTTCGCGATCCGGACTCATCCTGATCTTACTATCGCTCATTGCAGCCCCAACTGTCCTCGCCCAGGGAAATGGCAGCTACGAGGAGCGCCGTGCTGAGCTTATCGAGCAGCAAAACACTACCAGGGAGCAGATCGAGAGCCTCCGCCAGCAAATTGAAACCTATACGGAGCGATTGGGTTTTGCAACGGAGCGTTATGAGCAAATGTATCAGCAGTATCTTGAACTCGAACGGGTCATCACCCTTCAGCAGGAGCAGATCCGCCAGATGCGCCGTGAGCAAAGCCAGATTACAGAGGAGATCGACCTGATTGAGGAAAACATTACCTCCAGTGAAGAGCGGCTCCGGGATCTCATAATGGAGTACAAGGATATTCTTACCTTCTCCTACAAGAACGGACGAACCACCGAGCTTGCCCTTCTGCTAACATCCTCTTCATTTAATCAGCTGCTGGTACGGTCATTTTATCTTGGTAAATTCGATGACTTCCGTCAGGCACAGGTTAATGAAATTGAAGACACCCATGATGAATTGCTAGCCTCCAAAACCGACCTTGAAGAAACCCGTTTGCGCAATCTGGATGCTCTCGCAGCCATTGAGCAGGAGATGAACAATCTGGAGGAGCAGCAGCAGCAACAGGAACGTAATGTGGAACTGCTTCGGCGCGACCGCGATAACATCCAGGAGCAGGTCGACATTCGTCAGCGGCAGCTGAGCGAGCTCACCAGCACGCTCGACAACCTGATTGCAGAAGAGGAGCGGATACGCCGCGAAGAGGCTGCCGGCACGCGTGTGATGCGCAGCGAGCGTGTCATGAATGATGAGGAGCTGGTGGCCGTAGCATCCACTTTCAGAAATAGCAAGGGACAGCTCCCCTGGCCGGTCGATAACGGAACCATCACTCAGAAATTCGGGCTTCGAATACACCCTGTATTTGGCACCCGAACGAACTACCCGGGCGTTGATATATCAGCACCGCCCCGCTCAACAGTGCGGGTTGTGAATGACGGTTATGTAATCGGAGTCGAAATTCTTCCCAACTTTGGCAACTCCATCCTGGTGCATCACGGCGGATTTTACACCGTGTATGGCAATCTCAGCGAAATCTATGTGCGCAAAGACCAGGTACTCAGCCGTAACGACGTGATCGGCCTCTCAGGTGATGAAAATTCGCTGATCGGCGAAGTGCTCTTTTTCATGGTGCGCGAAGGCACCACCAGCCTGAATCCCGAGGAGTGGCTGCAGAATGCGGTGCCGTAG
- a CDS encoding alpha/beta hydrolase family protein, whose protein sequence is MKRSILLLFLFLPFIFADALAQDGYMTPSQNLVDLVDGARNPSVSFSPDRNIMLLQDVPSLPSIEEMAQPQLRLAGIRINPNTNGPSRSGYVTGFTLRDMSTGRDRTISGLPENPVITNVSWSPDGSHIAFLLTKTDRLELWVANVEQARAWRLVNGKVNDTYYGSPMSWTEDGESLLVKFVPEGRGEAPVREMVPEGPVIQENTGGARPARTYQDLLEDTHDEDLFDYYFMAQLAEVNLDGSLKMIGSPAIYRTADLSPDGEYILVNKTERPYSYRVPAYRFPQNIQIWDRDGNMVHQFAELPLADDVPIAFSSTTEGPRSVSWRNDAPATLTWVEALDGGDPSVDVSMRDRIYQHEAPFRGNPTELFEVAYRYAGIMWSEEDFALVSEYWRADRHVRTWKIYPDNPSREAELIFDRSTEDRYGDPGSPEMKRSQYGTWVLHTVDDGNTLLLTGTGATPEGNRPFLRKYNLETGETTELWRSEAPYYEFIVTLLDDEGMQAITRRESVSVQPNYYVRDIESGDLDQITEFEHPTPQLKDVYKEFIQYEREDGVNLSATLYLPPGYDKDRDGPLPVLVWAYPREFRSADAAGQVADSPYRFAGMSYWGPHFALTQGFAVVENATMPIVGEGDANPNDTFVEQLIMSAEAVVNEMDSRGVGDPDRFAIGGHSYGAFMTANLLAHSRIFKAGIARSGAYNRTLTPFGFQAEPRNFWRADHIYLSMSPFMHADGIKDPILFIHGMEDNNSGTFPMQSERMYAAVSGLGGIARLVMLPEESHGYRARESVLHMLYEQSEWLNTYVRGIEQIDDVINR, encoded by the coding sequence ATGAAGCGCTCTATTCTACTTCTTTTTCTGTTTTTACCGTTTATTTTTGCGGATGCACTTGCACAGGATGGATATATGACACCATCCCAGAATCTTGTTGACCTCGTTGACGGTGCAAGAAATCCATCGGTAAGCTTTTCGCCCGACCGCAATATCATGCTCTTACAGGATGTGCCTTCACTTCCCTCCATTGAAGAGATGGCCCAGCCGCAGCTTCGCCTTGCCGGTATCCGGATCAATCCGAATACAAACGGTCCAAGCCGCTCCGGATACGTTACCGGATTCACGCTGCGCGACATGTCCACCGGTCGCGACAGGACCATTTCGGGTCTGCCGGAAAACCCCGTCATCACCAATGTAAGTTGGTCGCCCGATGGGTCCCACATCGCATTTTTGCTCACAAAAACAGATCGCCTTGAGCTCTGGGTTGCAAATGTTGAACAAGCCCGCGCATGGCGCCTGGTTAACGGCAAGGTAAACGACACGTACTACGGTTCGCCAATGAGCTGGACCGAAGACGGTGAATCACTTCTGGTCAAATTTGTACCTGAGGGCAGAGGTGAAGCCCCGGTTCGTGAAATGGTGCCTGAAGGCCCGGTAATTCAAGAAAATACAGGCGGTGCCCGGCCCGCCAGAACCTATCAGGATCTGCTTGAAGACACCCACGACGAGGATCTGTTCGATTACTACTTTATGGCGCAGCTTGCAGAGGTTAATCTGGACGGTTCCCTCAAAATGATCGGGAGTCCTGCGATCTACAGAACTGCAGACTTATCTCCTGACGGAGAGTACATTTTGGTAAACAAGACTGAGCGGCCCTATTCCTATCGTGTGCCTGCCTACCGTTTTCCGCAAAACATTCAGATCTGGGATCGTGACGGCAACATGGTTCACCAGTTTGCAGAGCTGCCCCTGGCCGACGATGTGCCCATCGCGTTCTCATCAACAACGGAAGGCCCCCGATCCGTTAGCTGGAGAAACGATGCCCCCGCCACACTAACCTGGGTGGAGGCTCTGGACGGCGGGGATCCCTCTGTCGACGTGTCGATGCGCGATCGCATCTATCAGCATGAAGCGCCTTTCAGGGGTAACCCGACCGAACTGTTTGAGGTTGCCTACAGGTACGCGGGAATCATGTGGAGTGAGGAGGATTTTGCATTGGTAAGCGAGTATTGGCGAGCTGACAGACACGTCCGCACCTGGAAGATTTATCCCGATAATCCATCAAGGGAGGCCGAACTCATTTTTGACCGTTCAACCGAGGACCGTTACGGAGATCCCGGTTCACCCGAAATGAAACGCTCTCAGTACGGAACGTGGGTACTTCACACCGTAGACGACGGCAATACGCTGCTGCTGACAGGTACCGGTGCAACTCCGGAAGGTAACCGTCCGTTTCTGCGAAAATACAACCTGGAAACAGGTGAAACCACAGAACTCTGGCGTTCGGAAGCACCCTACTATGAGTTTATCGTTACCCTGCTTGATGATGAAGGCATGCAGGCTATCACCCGACGTGAGTCCGTCAGCGTCCAGCCCAACTACTATGTACGGGACATTGAATCAGGCGATCTCGATCAGATCACAGAGTTTGAACATCCAACTCCCCAGTTAAAGGATGTGTACAAAGAGTTTATTCAGTATGAACGCGAAGACGGCGTGAACCTATCGGCCACGCTCTATCTTCCGCCGGGCTATGACAAGGATCGTGACGGTCCGCTTCCCGTTCTGGTTTGGGCGTATCCCCGTGAATTCCGGAGCGCCGATGCAGCCGGACAGGTAGCCGATTCACCCTACAGGTTTGCAGGGATGAGTTATTGGGGTCCGCACTTTGCACTGACCCAGGGATTTGCGGTTGTAGAAAATGCCACTATGCCGATTGTAGGCGAAGGCGATGCCAACCCGAATGACACATTTGTGGAACAGTTGATTATGAGCGCTGAAGCCGTTGTAAACGAGATGGACAGCAGGGGAGTTGGAGATCCCGATAGGTTTGCCATCGGCGGACACAGCTATGGTGCCTTCATGACGGCCAACCTGCTGGCGCATTCGCGGATATTCAAAGCCGGAATCGCACGCAGCGGCGCCTACAACCGTACCTTGACTCCGTTTGGCTTCCAGGCAGAGCCGCGCAACTTCTGGAGAGCCGATCATATCTATCTGAGCATGTCGCCCTTTATGCATGCAGACGGCATCAAAGATCCGATTCTCTTTATCCACGGAATGGAGGACAACAACTCCGGAACCTTCCCGATGCAGAGCGAGCGAATGTATGCGGCTGTGAGCGGACTCGGAGGCATTGCGCGCCTGGTGATGCTGCCCGAAGAGAGCCACGGCTATCGTGCCCGTGAATCCGTTCTTCACATGCTCTATGAGCAGTCGGAATGGCTGAACACTTACGTGCGTGGCATTGAACAGATTGACGATGTAATTAACAGGTGA
- a CDS encoding YajQ family cyclic di-GMP-binding protein, whose amino-acid sequence MPSFDIVNEINAQEVDNAVNNTLKEVGTRYDFRGLHTDVEFHKKENRIHLVAAENMKLQAVKDILVKHFIKRGLEPKVLEYGLEEGTSQGHIKVDAIIREGIDRETAKKIVKEIKGLKLKVQPAIQDNQVRVTGKKIDDLQAVISHLKSTRFGIPLQFVNMK is encoded by the coding sequence ATGCCCTCTTTTGATATTGTCAATGAAATCAACGCCCAGGAAGTGGATAATGCCGTTAATAATACGCTCAAGGAAGTTGGGACACGTTATGATTTCCGCGGACTGCATACCGATGTGGAGTTTCATAAAAAGGAGAACCGGATCCATCTTGTTGCGGCTGAAAACATGAAACTGCAGGCTGTGAAGGATATTTTGGTAAAGCACTTTATCAAGCGCGGGCTCGAGCCCAAGGTACTTGAGTATGGACTTGAAGAGGGCACAAGTCAAGGGCACATAAAAGTGGATGCCATTATTCGAGAAGGCATAGATCGTGAAACGGCCAAAAAGATCGTAAAGGAGATTAAAGGTTTGAAGCTGAAGGTGCAGCCTGCCATCCAGGATAACCAGGTTCGCGTAACCGGGAAGAAGATTGACGACCTTCAGGCGGTAATCTCGCATCTTAAATCAACGCGATTTGGCATTCCGCTGCAGTTTGTGAATATGAAATGA